A stretch of the Orcinus orca chromosome 1, mOrcOrc1.1, whole genome shotgun sequence genome encodes the following:
- the PABPC4 gene encoding polyadenylate-binding protein 4 isoform X5 has translation MNAAASSYPMASLYVGDLHSDVTEAMLYEKFSPAGPVLSIRVCRDMITRRSLGYAYVNFQQPADAERALDTMNFDVIKGKPIRIMWSQRDPSLRKSGVGNVFIKNLDKSIDNKALYDTFSAFGNILSCKVVCDENGSKGYAFVHFETQEAADKAIEKMNGMLLNDRKVFVGRFKSRKEREAELGAKAKEFTNVYIKNFGEEVDDESLKELFSQFGKTLSVKVMRDPSGKSKGFGFVSYEKHEDANKAVEEMNGKEISGKVIFVGRAQKKVERQAELKRKFEQLKQERISRYQGVNLYIKNLDDTIDDEKLRKEFSPFGSITSAKVMLEDGRSKGFGFVCFSSPEEATKAVTEMNGRIVGSKPLYVALAQRKEERKAHLTNQYMQRVAGMRALPANAILNQFQPAAGGYFVPAVPQAQGRPPYYTPNQLAQMRPNPRWQQGGRPQGFQGMPSAIRQSGPRPALRHLAPTGSECPDRLAMDFGGAGAAQQGLTDSCQSGGVPTAVQSLAPRAAVAAAAPRAVAPYKYASSVRSPHPAIQPLQAPQPAVHVQGQEPLTASMLAAAPPQEQKQMLGERLFPLIQTMHSNLAGKITGMLLEIDNSELLHMLESPESLRSKVDEAVAVLQAHHAKKEAAQKVGAVAAATS, from the exons CTGAGCGGGCCTTGGATACCATGAACTTTGATGTGATTAAGGGAAAGCCAATCCGTATCATGTGGTCTCAGAGGGATCCCTCTTTGCGAAAATCTGGCGTGGGAAATGTCTTCATCAAGAACCTGGACAAATCTATAGATAACAAGGCACTTTATGATACTTTTTCGGCATTTGGAAACATTCTGTCCTGCAAG GTGGTGTGTGATGAGAACGGCTCTAAGGGTTATGCCTTTGTCCACTTCGAGACCCAGGAGGCTGCCGACAAGGCTATCGAGAAGATGAATGGCATGCTCCTCAATGACCGCAAAGT GTTTGTGGGCAGATTCAAGTCTCGAAAAGAGCGGGAAGCTGAGCTTGGAGCCAAAGCTAAGGAATTCACCAATGTTTATATCAAAAACTTTGGGGAAGAGGTGGATGATGAGAGTCTGAAAGAGCTATTCAGCCAGTTTG GTAAGACTCTAAGTGTCAAGGTGATGAGAGATCCCAGTGGGAAATCCAAAGGCTTTGGCTTTGTGAGTTATGAAAAACACGAGGATGCCAATAAG GCCGTGGAggagatgaatggaaaagaaatcaGTGGGAAAGTCATTTTCGTCGGCCGTGCACAGAAGAAAGTGGAACGGCAGGCCGAGTTAAAACGAAAATTTGAACAGCTGAAACAGGAGAGAATTAGTCGGTATCAG GGGGTGAACCTCTACATTAAGAACTTGGATGACACCATTGATGATGAAAAGTTAAGGAAAGAGTTTTCTCCTTTTGGATCAATCACCAGTGCTAAG GTGATGCTGGAGGATGGGAGAAGCAAAGGGTTTGGGTTTGTCTGCTTCTCATCCCCTGAAGAGGCAACCAAAGCAGTCACGGAGATGAACGGACGCATCGTGGGTTCCAAGCCACTGTATGTTGCCCTGGcccagagaaaagaagagagaaaggctcACCTGACCAACCAGTATATGCAGCGGGTGGCCGGGATGAGAGCGCTCCCCGCCAATGCCATCTTAAATCAGTTCCAGCCTGCAGCTGGGGGCTACTTTGTGCCAGCAGTTCCACAG GCTCAGGGAAGACCTCCATATTACACACCTAACCAGTTAGCACAGATGAGGCCTAATCCACGCTGGCAGCAAGGTGGGAGACCTCAAG GCTTCCAAGGAATGCCAAGTGCTATACGCCAGTCTGGGCCTCGTCCAGCTCTTCGCCATCTGGCTCCAACTG GGTCTGAGTGCCCGGACCGCTTGGCTATGGACTTTGGTGGGGCTGGTGCCGCCCAGCAAGGGCTGACTGACAGCTGCCAGTCTGGAG GTGTTCCCACAGCTGTGCAGAGCCTAGCGCCTCGTGCTGCTGTTGCCGCCGCTGCTCCTCGGGCTGTTGCACCTTACAAATACGCCTCCAGTGTCCGCAGCCCTCACCCCGCCATCCAGCCCCTGCAG GCACCCCAGCCTGCGGTCCACGTGCAGGGGCAGGAGCCGCTGACCGCCTCCATGCTGGCCGCAGCACCCCCGCAGGAACAGAAACAGATGCTGG GTGAACGTTTGTTCCCGCTCATCCAGACGATGCACTCAAACCTGGCTGGGAAGATCACGGGGATGCTGCTGGAGATTGACAACTCGGAGCTGCTGCACATGCTGGAGTCCCCCGAGTCTCTCCGCTCCAAG GTGGATGAAGCTGTGGCGGTCCTACAGGCTCATCATGCCAAGAAAGAAGCTGCCCAGAAGGTGGGCGCTGTTGCTGCTGCTACCTCTTAG
- the PABPC4 gene encoding polyadenylate-binding protein 4 isoform X4 translates to MNAAASSYPMASLYVGDLHSDVTEAMLYEKFSPAGPVLSIRVCRDMITRRSLGYAYVNFQQPADAERALDTMNFDVIKGKPIRIMWSQRDPSLRKSGVGNVFIKNLDKSIDNKALYDTFSAFGNILSCKVVCDENGSKGYAFVHFETQEAADKAIEKMNGMLLNDRKVFVGRFKSRKEREAELGAKAKEFTNVYIKNFGEEVDDESLKELFSQFGKTLSVKVMRDPSGKSKGFGFVSYEKHEDANKAVEEMNGKEISGKVIFVGRAQKKVERQAELKRKFEQLKQERISRYQGVNLYIKNLDDTIDDEKLRKEFSPFGSITSAKVMLEDGRSKGFGFVCFSSPEEATKAVTEMNGRIVGSKPLYVALAQRKEERKAHLTNQYMQRVAGMRALPANAILNQFQPAAGGYFVPAVPQAQGRPPYYTPNQLAQMRPNPRWQQGFQGMPSAIRQSGPRPALRHLAPTGNAPASRGLPTTAQRVGSECPDRLAMDFGGAGAAQQGLTDSCQSGGVPTAVQSLAPRAAVAAAAPRAVAPYKYASSVRSPHPAIQPLQAPQPAVHVQGQEPLTASMLAAAPPQEQKQMLGERLFPLIQTMHSNLAGKITGMLLEIDNSELLHMLESPESLRSKVDEAVAVLQAHHAKKEAAQKDSKAK, encoded by the exons CTGAGCGGGCCTTGGATACCATGAACTTTGATGTGATTAAGGGAAAGCCAATCCGTATCATGTGGTCTCAGAGGGATCCCTCTTTGCGAAAATCTGGCGTGGGAAATGTCTTCATCAAGAACCTGGACAAATCTATAGATAACAAGGCACTTTATGATACTTTTTCGGCATTTGGAAACATTCTGTCCTGCAAG GTGGTGTGTGATGAGAACGGCTCTAAGGGTTATGCCTTTGTCCACTTCGAGACCCAGGAGGCTGCCGACAAGGCTATCGAGAAGATGAATGGCATGCTCCTCAATGACCGCAAAGT GTTTGTGGGCAGATTCAAGTCTCGAAAAGAGCGGGAAGCTGAGCTTGGAGCCAAAGCTAAGGAATTCACCAATGTTTATATCAAAAACTTTGGGGAAGAGGTGGATGATGAGAGTCTGAAAGAGCTATTCAGCCAGTTTG GTAAGACTCTAAGTGTCAAGGTGATGAGAGATCCCAGTGGGAAATCCAAAGGCTTTGGCTTTGTGAGTTATGAAAAACACGAGGATGCCAATAAG GCCGTGGAggagatgaatggaaaagaaatcaGTGGGAAAGTCATTTTCGTCGGCCGTGCACAGAAGAAAGTGGAACGGCAGGCCGAGTTAAAACGAAAATTTGAACAGCTGAAACAGGAGAGAATTAGTCGGTATCAG GGGGTGAACCTCTACATTAAGAACTTGGATGACACCATTGATGATGAAAAGTTAAGGAAAGAGTTTTCTCCTTTTGGATCAATCACCAGTGCTAAG GTGATGCTGGAGGATGGGAGAAGCAAAGGGTTTGGGTTTGTCTGCTTCTCATCCCCTGAAGAGGCAACCAAAGCAGTCACGGAGATGAACGGACGCATCGTGGGTTCCAAGCCACTGTATGTTGCCCTGGcccagagaaaagaagagagaaaggctcACCTGACCAACCAGTATATGCAGCGGGTGGCCGGGATGAGAGCGCTCCCCGCCAATGCCATCTTAAATCAGTTCCAGCCTGCAGCTGGGGGCTACTTTGTGCCAGCAGTTCCACAG GCTCAGGGAAGACCTCCATATTACACACCTAACCAGTTAGCACAGATGAGGCCTAATCCACGCTGGCAGCAAG GCTTCCAAGGAATGCCAAGTGCTATACGCCAGTCTGGGCCTCGTCCAGCTCTTCGCCATCTGGCTCCAACTGGTAATGCTCCGGCCTCTCGTGGCCTCCCTACTACCGCTCAGAGAGTCG GGTCTGAGTGCCCGGACCGCTTGGCTATGGACTTTGGTGGGGCTGGTGCCGCCCAGCAAGGGCTGACTGACAGCTGCCAGTCTGGAG GTGTTCCCACAGCTGTGCAGAGCCTAGCGCCTCGTGCTGCTGTTGCCGCCGCTGCTCCTCGGGCTGTTGCACCTTACAAATACGCCTCCAGTGTCCGCAGCCCTCACCCCGCCATCCAGCCCCTGCAG GCACCCCAGCCTGCGGTCCACGTGCAGGGGCAGGAGCCGCTGACCGCCTCCATGCTGGCCGCAGCACCCCCGCAGGAACAGAAACAGATGCTGG GTGAACGTTTGTTCCCGCTCATCCAGACGATGCACTCAAACCTGGCTGGGAAGATCACGGGGATGCTGCTGGAGATTGACAACTCGGAGCTGCTGCACATGCTGGAGTCCCCCGAGTCTCTCCGCTCCAAG GTGGATGAAGCTGTGGCGGTCCTACAGGCTCATCATGCCAAGAAAGAAGCTGCCCAGAAG GATTCAAAAGCCAAATAA
- the PABPC4 gene encoding polyadenylate-binding protein 4 isoform X1, with product MNAAASSYPMASLYVGDLHSDVTEAMLYEKFSPAGPVLSIRVCRDMITRRSLGYAYVNFQQPADAERALDTMNFDVIKGKPIRIMWSQRDPSLRKSGVGNVFIKNLDKSIDNKALYDTFSAFGNILSCKVVCDENGSKGYAFVHFETQEAADKAIEKMNGMLLNDRKVFVGRFKSRKEREAELGAKAKEFTNVYIKNFGEEVDDESLKELFSQFGKTLSVKVMRDPSGKSKGFGFVSYEKHEDANKAVEEMNGKEISGKVIFVGRAQKKVERQAELKRKFEQLKQERISRYQGVNLYIKNLDDTIDDEKLRKEFSPFGSITSAKVMLEDGRSKGFGFVCFSSPEEATKAVTEMNGRIVGSKPLYVALAQRKEERKAHLTNQYMQRVAGMRALPANAILNQFQPAAGGYFVPAVPQAQGRPPYYTPNQLAQMRPNPRWQQGGRPQGFQGMPSAIRQSGPRPALRHLAPTGNAPASRGLPTTAQRVGSECPDRLAMDFGGAGAAQQGLTDSCQSGGVPTAVQSLAPRAAVAAAAPRAVAPYKYASSVRSPHPAIQPLQAPQPAVHVQGQEPLTASMLAAAPPQEQKQMLGERLFPLIQTMHSNLAGKITGMLLEIDNSELLHMLESPESLRSKVDEAVAVLQAHHAKKEAAQKVGAVAAATS from the exons CTGAGCGGGCCTTGGATACCATGAACTTTGATGTGATTAAGGGAAAGCCAATCCGTATCATGTGGTCTCAGAGGGATCCCTCTTTGCGAAAATCTGGCGTGGGAAATGTCTTCATCAAGAACCTGGACAAATCTATAGATAACAAGGCACTTTATGATACTTTTTCGGCATTTGGAAACATTCTGTCCTGCAAG GTGGTGTGTGATGAGAACGGCTCTAAGGGTTATGCCTTTGTCCACTTCGAGACCCAGGAGGCTGCCGACAAGGCTATCGAGAAGATGAATGGCATGCTCCTCAATGACCGCAAAGT GTTTGTGGGCAGATTCAAGTCTCGAAAAGAGCGGGAAGCTGAGCTTGGAGCCAAAGCTAAGGAATTCACCAATGTTTATATCAAAAACTTTGGGGAAGAGGTGGATGATGAGAGTCTGAAAGAGCTATTCAGCCAGTTTG GTAAGACTCTAAGTGTCAAGGTGATGAGAGATCCCAGTGGGAAATCCAAAGGCTTTGGCTTTGTGAGTTATGAAAAACACGAGGATGCCAATAAG GCCGTGGAggagatgaatggaaaagaaatcaGTGGGAAAGTCATTTTCGTCGGCCGTGCACAGAAGAAAGTGGAACGGCAGGCCGAGTTAAAACGAAAATTTGAACAGCTGAAACAGGAGAGAATTAGTCGGTATCAG GGGGTGAACCTCTACATTAAGAACTTGGATGACACCATTGATGATGAAAAGTTAAGGAAAGAGTTTTCTCCTTTTGGATCAATCACCAGTGCTAAG GTGATGCTGGAGGATGGGAGAAGCAAAGGGTTTGGGTTTGTCTGCTTCTCATCCCCTGAAGAGGCAACCAAAGCAGTCACGGAGATGAACGGACGCATCGTGGGTTCCAAGCCACTGTATGTTGCCCTGGcccagagaaaagaagagagaaaggctcACCTGACCAACCAGTATATGCAGCGGGTGGCCGGGATGAGAGCGCTCCCCGCCAATGCCATCTTAAATCAGTTCCAGCCTGCAGCTGGGGGCTACTTTGTGCCAGCAGTTCCACAG GCTCAGGGAAGACCTCCATATTACACACCTAACCAGTTAGCACAGATGAGGCCTAATCCACGCTGGCAGCAAGGTGGGAGACCTCAAG GCTTCCAAGGAATGCCAAGTGCTATACGCCAGTCTGGGCCTCGTCCAGCTCTTCGCCATCTGGCTCCAACTGGTAATGCTCCGGCCTCTCGTGGCCTCCCTACTACCGCTCAGAGAGTCG GGTCTGAGTGCCCGGACCGCTTGGCTATGGACTTTGGTGGGGCTGGTGCCGCCCAGCAAGGGCTGACTGACAGCTGCCAGTCTGGAG GTGTTCCCACAGCTGTGCAGAGCCTAGCGCCTCGTGCTGCTGTTGCCGCCGCTGCTCCTCGGGCTGTTGCACCTTACAAATACGCCTCCAGTGTCCGCAGCCCTCACCCCGCCATCCAGCCCCTGCAG GCACCCCAGCCTGCGGTCCACGTGCAGGGGCAGGAGCCGCTGACCGCCTCCATGCTGGCCGCAGCACCCCCGCAGGAACAGAAACAGATGCTGG GTGAACGTTTGTTCCCGCTCATCCAGACGATGCACTCAAACCTGGCTGGGAAGATCACGGGGATGCTGCTGGAGATTGACAACTCGGAGCTGCTGCACATGCTGGAGTCCCCCGAGTCTCTCCGCTCCAAG GTGGATGAAGCTGTGGCGGTCCTACAGGCTCATCATGCCAAGAAAGAAGCTGCCCAGAAGGTGGGCGCTGTTGCTGCTGCTACCTCTTAG
- the PABPC4 gene encoding polyadenylate-binding protein 4 isoform X2 produces MNAAASSYPMASLYVGDLHSDVTEAMLYEKFSPAGPVLSIRVCRDMITRRSLGYAYVNFQQPADAERALDTMNFDVIKGKPIRIMWSQRDPSLRKSGVGNVFIKNLDKSIDNKALYDTFSAFGNILSCKVVCDENGSKGYAFVHFETQEAADKAIEKMNGMLLNDRKVFVGRFKSRKEREAELGAKAKEFTNVYIKNFGEEVDDESLKELFSQFGKTLSVKVMRDPSGKSKGFGFVSYEKHEDANKAVEEMNGKEISGKVIFVGRAQKKVERQAELKRKFEQLKQERISRYQGVNLYIKNLDDTIDDEKLRKEFSPFGSITSAKVMLEDGRSKGFGFVCFSSPEEATKAVTEMNGRIVGSKPLYVALAQRKEERKAHLTNQYMQRVAGMRALPANAILNQFQPAAGGYFVPAVPQAQGRPPYYTPNQLAQMRPNPRWQQGGRPQGFQGMPSAIRQSGPRPALRHLAPTGNAPASRGLPTTAQRVGSECPDRLAMDFGGAGAAQQGLTDSCQSGGVPTAVQSLAPRAAVAAAAPRAVAPYKYASSVRSPHPAIQPLQAPQPAVHVQGQEPLTASMLAAAPPQEQKQMLGERLFPLIQTMHSNLAGKITGMLLEIDNSELLHMLESPESLRSKVDEAVAVLQAHHAKKEAAQKDSKAK; encoded by the exons CTGAGCGGGCCTTGGATACCATGAACTTTGATGTGATTAAGGGAAAGCCAATCCGTATCATGTGGTCTCAGAGGGATCCCTCTTTGCGAAAATCTGGCGTGGGAAATGTCTTCATCAAGAACCTGGACAAATCTATAGATAACAAGGCACTTTATGATACTTTTTCGGCATTTGGAAACATTCTGTCCTGCAAG GTGGTGTGTGATGAGAACGGCTCTAAGGGTTATGCCTTTGTCCACTTCGAGACCCAGGAGGCTGCCGACAAGGCTATCGAGAAGATGAATGGCATGCTCCTCAATGACCGCAAAGT GTTTGTGGGCAGATTCAAGTCTCGAAAAGAGCGGGAAGCTGAGCTTGGAGCCAAAGCTAAGGAATTCACCAATGTTTATATCAAAAACTTTGGGGAAGAGGTGGATGATGAGAGTCTGAAAGAGCTATTCAGCCAGTTTG GTAAGACTCTAAGTGTCAAGGTGATGAGAGATCCCAGTGGGAAATCCAAAGGCTTTGGCTTTGTGAGTTATGAAAAACACGAGGATGCCAATAAG GCCGTGGAggagatgaatggaaaagaaatcaGTGGGAAAGTCATTTTCGTCGGCCGTGCACAGAAGAAAGTGGAACGGCAGGCCGAGTTAAAACGAAAATTTGAACAGCTGAAACAGGAGAGAATTAGTCGGTATCAG GGGGTGAACCTCTACATTAAGAACTTGGATGACACCATTGATGATGAAAAGTTAAGGAAAGAGTTTTCTCCTTTTGGATCAATCACCAGTGCTAAG GTGATGCTGGAGGATGGGAGAAGCAAAGGGTTTGGGTTTGTCTGCTTCTCATCCCCTGAAGAGGCAACCAAAGCAGTCACGGAGATGAACGGACGCATCGTGGGTTCCAAGCCACTGTATGTTGCCCTGGcccagagaaaagaagagagaaaggctcACCTGACCAACCAGTATATGCAGCGGGTGGCCGGGATGAGAGCGCTCCCCGCCAATGCCATCTTAAATCAGTTCCAGCCTGCAGCTGGGGGCTACTTTGTGCCAGCAGTTCCACAG GCTCAGGGAAGACCTCCATATTACACACCTAACCAGTTAGCACAGATGAGGCCTAATCCACGCTGGCAGCAAGGTGGGAGACCTCAAG GCTTCCAAGGAATGCCAAGTGCTATACGCCAGTCTGGGCCTCGTCCAGCTCTTCGCCATCTGGCTCCAACTGGTAATGCTCCGGCCTCTCGTGGCCTCCCTACTACCGCTCAGAGAGTCG GGTCTGAGTGCCCGGACCGCTTGGCTATGGACTTTGGTGGGGCTGGTGCCGCCCAGCAAGGGCTGACTGACAGCTGCCAGTCTGGAG GTGTTCCCACAGCTGTGCAGAGCCTAGCGCCTCGTGCTGCTGTTGCCGCCGCTGCTCCTCGGGCTGTTGCACCTTACAAATACGCCTCCAGTGTCCGCAGCCCTCACCCCGCCATCCAGCCCCTGCAG GCACCCCAGCCTGCGGTCCACGTGCAGGGGCAGGAGCCGCTGACCGCCTCCATGCTGGCCGCAGCACCCCCGCAGGAACAGAAACAGATGCTGG GTGAACGTTTGTTCCCGCTCATCCAGACGATGCACTCAAACCTGGCTGGGAAGATCACGGGGATGCTGCTGGAGATTGACAACTCGGAGCTGCTGCACATGCTGGAGTCCCCCGAGTCTCTCCGCTCCAAG GTGGATGAAGCTGTGGCGGTCCTACAGGCTCATCATGCCAAGAAAGAAGCTGCCCAGAAG GATTCAAAAGCCAAATAA
- the PABPC4 gene encoding polyadenylate-binding protein 4 isoform X3 produces MNAAASSYPMASLYVGDLHSDVTEAMLYEKFSPAGPVLSIRVCRDMITRRSLGYAYVNFQQPADAERALDTMNFDVIKGKPIRIMWSQRDPSLRKSGVGNVFIKNLDKSIDNKALYDTFSAFGNILSCKVVCDENGSKGYAFVHFETQEAADKAIEKMNGMLLNDRKVFVGRFKSRKEREAELGAKAKEFTNVYIKNFGEEVDDESLKELFSQFGKTLSVKVMRDPSGKSKGFGFVSYEKHEDANKAVEEMNGKEISGKVIFVGRAQKKVERQAELKRKFEQLKQERISRYQGVNLYIKNLDDTIDDEKLRKEFSPFGSITSAKVMLEDGRSKGFGFVCFSSPEEATKAVTEMNGRIVGSKPLYVALAQRKEERKAHLTNQYMQRVAGMRALPANAILNQFQPAAGGYFVPAVPQAQGRPPYYTPNQLAQMRPNPRWQQGFQGMPSAIRQSGPRPALRHLAPTGNAPASRGLPTTAQRVGSECPDRLAMDFGGAGAAQQGLTDSCQSGGVPTAVQSLAPRAAVAAAAPRAVAPYKYASSVRSPHPAIQPLQAPQPAVHVQGQEPLTASMLAAAPPQEQKQMLGERLFPLIQTMHSNLAGKITGMLLEIDNSELLHMLESPESLRSKVDEAVAVLQAHHAKKEAAQKVGAVAAATS; encoded by the exons CTGAGCGGGCCTTGGATACCATGAACTTTGATGTGATTAAGGGAAAGCCAATCCGTATCATGTGGTCTCAGAGGGATCCCTCTTTGCGAAAATCTGGCGTGGGAAATGTCTTCATCAAGAACCTGGACAAATCTATAGATAACAAGGCACTTTATGATACTTTTTCGGCATTTGGAAACATTCTGTCCTGCAAG GTGGTGTGTGATGAGAACGGCTCTAAGGGTTATGCCTTTGTCCACTTCGAGACCCAGGAGGCTGCCGACAAGGCTATCGAGAAGATGAATGGCATGCTCCTCAATGACCGCAAAGT GTTTGTGGGCAGATTCAAGTCTCGAAAAGAGCGGGAAGCTGAGCTTGGAGCCAAAGCTAAGGAATTCACCAATGTTTATATCAAAAACTTTGGGGAAGAGGTGGATGATGAGAGTCTGAAAGAGCTATTCAGCCAGTTTG GTAAGACTCTAAGTGTCAAGGTGATGAGAGATCCCAGTGGGAAATCCAAAGGCTTTGGCTTTGTGAGTTATGAAAAACACGAGGATGCCAATAAG GCCGTGGAggagatgaatggaaaagaaatcaGTGGGAAAGTCATTTTCGTCGGCCGTGCACAGAAGAAAGTGGAACGGCAGGCCGAGTTAAAACGAAAATTTGAACAGCTGAAACAGGAGAGAATTAGTCGGTATCAG GGGGTGAACCTCTACATTAAGAACTTGGATGACACCATTGATGATGAAAAGTTAAGGAAAGAGTTTTCTCCTTTTGGATCAATCACCAGTGCTAAG GTGATGCTGGAGGATGGGAGAAGCAAAGGGTTTGGGTTTGTCTGCTTCTCATCCCCTGAAGAGGCAACCAAAGCAGTCACGGAGATGAACGGACGCATCGTGGGTTCCAAGCCACTGTATGTTGCCCTGGcccagagaaaagaagagagaaaggctcACCTGACCAACCAGTATATGCAGCGGGTGGCCGGGATGAGAGCGCTCCCCGCCAATGCCATCTTAAATCAGTTCCAGCCTGCAGCTGGGGGCTACTTTGTGCCAGCAGTTCCACAG GCTCAGGGAAGACCTCCATATTACACACCTAACCAGTTAGCACAGATGAGGCCTAATCCACGCTGGCAGCAAG GCTTCCAAGGAATGCCAAGTGCTATACGCCAGTCTGGGCCTCGTCCAGCTCTTCGCCATCTGGCTCCAACTGGTAATGCTCCGGCCTCTCGTGGCCTCCCTACTACCGCTCAGAGAGTCG GGTCTGAGTGCCCGGACCGCTTGGCTATGGACTTTGGTGGGGCTGGTGCCGCCCAGCAAGGGCTGACTGACAGCTGCCAGTCTGGAG GTGTTCCCACAGCTGTGCAGAGCCTAGCGCCTCGTGCTGCTGTTGCCGCCGCTGCTCCTCGGGCTGTTGCACCTTACAAATACGCCTCCAGTGTCCGCAGCCCTCACCCCGCCATCCAGCCCCTGCAG GCACCCCAGCCTGCGGTCCACGTGCAGGGGCAGGAGCCGCTGACCGCCTCCATGCTGGCCGCAGCACCCCCGCAGGAACAGAAACAGATGCTGG GTGAACGTTTGTTCCCGCTCATCCAGACGATGCACTCAAACCTGGCTGGGAAGATCACGGGGATGCTGCTGGAGATTGACAACTCGGAGCTGCTGCACATGCTGGAGTCCCCCGAGTCTCTCCGCTCCAAG GTGGATGAAGCTGTGGCGGTCCTACAGGCTCATCATGCCAAGAAAGAAGCTGCCCAGAAGGTGGGCGCTGTTGCTGCTGCTACCTCTTAG
- the PABPC4 gene encoding polyadenylate-binding protein 4 isoform X6: MNAAASSYPMASLYVGDLHSDVTEAMLYEKFSPAGPVLSIRVCRDMITRRSLGYAYVNFQQPADAERALDTMNFDVIKGKPIRIMWSQRDPSLRKSGVGNVFIKNLDKSIDNKALYDTFSAFGNILSCKVVCDENGSKGYAFVHFETQEAADKAIEKMNGMLLNDRKVFVGRFKSRKEREAELGAKAKEFTNVYIKNFGEEVDDESLKELFSQFGKTLSVKVMRDPSGKSKGFGFVSYEKHEDANKAVEEMNGKEISGKVIFVGRAQKKVERQAELKRKFEQLKQERISRYQGVNLYIKNLDDTIDDEKLRKEFSPFGSITSAKVMLEDGRSKGFGFVCFSSPEEATKAVTEMNGRIVGSKPLYVALAQRKEERKAHLTNQYMQRVAGMRALPANAILNQFQPAAGGYFVPAVPQAQGRPPYYTPNQLAQMRPNPRWQQGFQGMPSAIRQSGPRPALRHLAPTGSECPDRLAMDFGGAGAAQQGLTDSCQSGGVPTAVQSLAPRAAVAAAAPRAVAPYKYASSVRSPHPAIQPLQAPQPAVHVQGQEPLTASMLAAAPPQEQKQMLGERLFPLIQTMHSNLAGKITGMLLEIDNSELLHMLESPESLRSKVDEAVAVLQAHHAKKEAAQKVGAVAAATS; this comes from the exons CTGAGCGGGCCTTGGATACCATGAACTTTGATGTGATTAAGGGAAAGCCAATCCGTATCATGTGGTCTCAGAGGGATCCCTCTTTGCGAAAATCTGGCGTGGGAAATGTCTTCATCAAGAACCTGGACAAATCTATAGATAACAAGGCACTTTATGATACTTTTTCGGCATTTGGAAACATTCTGTCCTGCAAG GTGGTGTGTGATGAGAACGGCTCTAAGGGTTATGCCTTTGTCCACTTCGAGACCCAGGAGGCTGCCGACAAGGCTATCGAGAAGATGAATGGCATGCTCCTCAATGACCGCAAAGT GTTTGTGGGCAGATTCAAGTCTCGAAAAGAGCGGGAAGCTGAGCTTGGAGCCAAAGCTAAGGAATTCACCAATGTTTATATCAAAAACTTTGGGGAAGAGGTGGATGATGAGAGTCTGAAAGAGCTATTCAGCCAGTTTG GTAAGACTCTAAGTGTCAAGGTGATGAGAGATCCCAGTGGGAAATCCAAAGGCTTTGGCTTTGTGAGTTATGAAAAACACGAGGATGCCAATAAG GCCGTGGAggagatgaatggaaaagaaatcaGTGGGAAAGTCATTTTCGTCGGCCGTGCACAGAAGAAAGTGGAACGGCAGGCCGAGTTAAAACGAAAATTTGAACAGCTGAAACAGGAGAGAATTAGTCGGTATCAG GGGGTGAACCTCTACATTAAGAACTTGGATGACACCATTGATGATGAAAAGTTAAGGAAAGAGTTTTCTCCTTTTGGATCAATCACCAGTGCTAAG GTGATGCTGGAGGATGGGAGAAGCAAAGGGTTTGGGTTTGTCTGCTTCTCATCCCCTGAAGAGGCAACCAAAGCAGTCACGGAGATGAACGGACGCATCGTGGGTTCCAAGCCACTGTATGTTGCCCTGGcccagagaaaagaagagagaaaggctcACCTGACCAACCAGTATATGCAGCGGGTGGCCGGGATGAGAGCGCTCCCCGCCAATGCCATCTTAAATCAGTTCCAGCCTGCAGCTGGGGGCTACTTTGTGCCAGCAGTTCCACAG GCTCAGGGAAGACCTCCATATTACACACCTAACCAGTTAGCACAGATGAGGCCTAATCCACGCTGGCAGCAAG GCTTCCAAGGAATGCCAAGTGCTATACGCCAGTCTGGGCCTCGTCCAGCTCTTCGCCATCTGGCTCCAACTG GGTCTGAGTGCCCGGACCGCTTGGCTATGGACTTTGGTGGGGCTGGTGCCGCCCAGCAAGGGCTGACTGACAGCTGCCAGTCTGGAG GTGTTCCCACAGCTGTGCAGAGCCTAGCGCCTCGTGCTGCTGTTGCCGCCGCTGCTCCTCGGGCTGTTGCACCTTACAAATACGCCTCCAGTGTCCGCAGCCCTCACCCCGCCATCCAGCCCCTGCAG GCACCCCAGCCTGCGGTCCACGTGCAGGGGCAGGAGCCGCTGACCGCCTCCATGCTGGCCGCAGCACCCCCGCAGGAACAGAAACAGATGCTGG GTGAACGTTTGTTCCCGCTCATCCAGACGATGCACTCAAACCTGGCTGGGAAGATCACGGGGATGCTGCTGGAGATTGACAACTCGGAGCTGCTGCACATGCTGGAGTCCCCCGAGTCTCTCCGCTCCAAG GTGGATGAAGCTGTGGCGGTCCTACAGGCTCATCATGCCAAGAAAGAAGCTGCCCAGAAGGTGGGCGCTGTTGCTGCTGCTACCTCTTAG